Part of the Bacteroidota bacterium genome is shown below.
ATAAGCGTGGTCGCGGCAGACGATATCCATAGTTTTCACTTTGGTACAACATCACCCCAGGGGACTGATACGCCCACGGATAACACAATTTATGGCATCGCCTCGGTAACGAAAACGTTCACCGGTGTGCTTTTGGCAAAGGCAGTGCTTGATGGCCGGCTAGATCTGTCGAGTGATATACGAGGCTATCTGGATGGTGATTATCCCAACCTTGCATACAATGGGCATTTCATCACGCCGGCACACCTGGTTAATCATTCATCCGAACTCCCCAACGGATTACCGGATCGACCGGAAATGCATCCCGAATTCGCTGGATATGATGGCGATGTATTAGCGTGGATGGATCACATGAAATCCGTGTATGCAGATTATGCTACAGAAGATTTTCTTGTAGATCTGCAAAGTGTCCAGCTTGATACCATTCCGGGTACGCGGTTTAGCTATTCAAACGCTGGGCCGCAGCTTGCCGGCTTCATGTTGGAGCGTGTGTATGGAGAGACCTATGAAGCCCTACTGGATCGTGTTATTTTTGAGCCGTTAGGCATGGCGCGCACCGGCATTACGCTTGATGCAGACGTAATTACAGGCTACGATGAGACAGGGCAAGCGATGCCGCCTGTGCTTGCCGCTTATGGCGCTGCCGGCGCAATTAAGAGTACAATTGTTGACCTCGGACGCTA
Proteins encoded:
- a CDS encoding serine hydrolase domain-containing protein; translated protein: MTLSLKSVLLFAGLATALTACTPNTDERTAGVPADSIASIVTLAAQQFLDTTPQAVGFSISVVAADDIHSFHFGTTSPQGTDTPTDNTIYGIASVTKTFTGVLLAKAVLDGRLDLSSDIRGYLDGDYPNLAYNGHFITPAHLVNHSSELPNGLPDRPEMHPEFAGYDGDVLAWMDHMKSVYADYATEDFLVDLQSVQLDTIPGTRFSYSNAGPQLAGFMLERVYGETYEALLDRVIFEPLGMARTGITLDADVITGYDETGQAMPPVLAAYGAAGAIKSTIVDLGRYVQWHLNEDDPLVKLSHTPPGGSAEDPAEGFSLGLNWQMMRYEGVRRLWQDGNIPGYSSRVVMYPELNLGVVILANQLDRSIPGKTNDMADTILEGLDARAFTIMEGL